One Azoarcus sp. DN11 DNA segment encodes these proteins:
- the bioB gene encoding biotin synthase BioB, whose amino-acid sequence MTMTSACRSLDTQPAANAADRRKWTVAEAEALFELPFMDLVFRAQQVHREHFDPNAVQRSTLLSIKTGGCSEDCSYCSQSARYRTGLDRQQLMAVAEVVEKAKAAKAKGASRFCMGAAWKGPKEREMETVLAMVREVKALGMETCVTLGMLKGEQAQQLKDAGLDYYNHNVDTAPEYYDKVITTHTLADRLDTLDQVRNAGINVCSGGIIGMGEGRSGRAGLLVQLTNMDRPPESVPINNLVAIPGTPLADAEKLDPFEFVRTIAAARIMMPGSFVRLSAGREQMSDEMQALCFMAGANSIFYGDRLLTTDNPEADRDETLFARLGLRPI is encoded by the coding sequence ATGACAATGACTTCTGCGTGCCGCAGTCTCGACACCCAGCCCGCCGCCAACGCCGCCGATCGCAGGAAATGGACCGTCGCCGAGGCCGAAGCATTGTTCGAACTGCCGTTCATGGACCTTGTCTTCCGCGCCCAGCAGGTGCACCGCGAGCACTTCGACCCCAACGCGGTGCAGCGCTCGACGCTGCTGTCGATCAAGACCGGCGGCTGCTCCGAGGACTGCAGCTATTGCTCGCAATCGGCCCGCTACCGGACCGGACTGGACCGCCAGCAGCTGATGGCCGTGGCCGAAGTGGTCGAGAAGGCCAAGGCCGCCAAGGCCAAGGGTGCCAGCCGCTTCTGCATGGGCGCCGCGTGGAAGGGCCCCAAGGAGCGCGAGATGGAAACCGTCCTCGCGATGGTGCGCGAGGTCAAGGCGCTCGGCATGGAGACCTGCGTGACCCTGGGCATGCTCAAGGGTGAACAGGCGCAGCAGCTCAAGGATGCGGGCCTCGACTACTACAACCACAACGTGGACACCGCGCCCGAGTACTACGACAAGGTCATCACAACGCACACCCTCGCCGACCGCCTCGACACCCTCGACCAGGTGCGCAACGCCGGCATCAACGTCTGCTCCGGCGGCATCATCGGCATGGGCGAAGGCCGCAGCGGCCGTGCCGGCCTGCTCGTGCAGCTGACAAACATGGATCGCCCGCCGGAGTCGGTGCCGATCAACAACCTCGTCGCGATCCCCGGCACGCCGCTGGCGGATGCCGAGAAGCTCGACCCCTTCGAATTCGTGCGCACGATCGCCGCTGCCCGCATCATGATGCCGGGCAGTTTCGTGCGCCTGTCCGCCGGTCGCGAGCAGATGAGCGACGAGATGCAGGCGCTGTGCTTCATGGCCGGCGCGAACTCGATCTTCTACGGCGACCGCCTGCTCACGACGGACAACCCGGAAGCCGACCGCGACGAAACCCTGTTCGCCCGCCTCGGCCTGCGTCCGATCTGA
- a CDS encoding methyltransferase domain-containing protein, producing MAGEADFALDRKLLIRRFGRAAASCDEVAVLAREVARRMDERLEYIRIDPKRILDLGCGTGADFDALGRRFPSAQRVGADFALPMLARARGSRSLLDRLRTLGRPQGPSLACADAAALPFARGSMSLVWSNLMLNWLADPLPALREMHRVLEVDGMLMFSSLGPDTLRELRAALPAARGERVHRFIDMHDLGDALVQAGFSDPVMDMEVLTLTYADLDELLRDLRLSGCANASTARPRGLSGKGGWEAARQALEAMRTDGRLPATFEIVQGHAWKAQPKTTEDGRSVIRFQPRPGKS from the coding sequence ATGGCCGGCGAAGCCGACTTCGCGCTCGACCGCAAACTCCTGATCCGGCGCTTCGGGCGCGCGGCGGCAAGCTGCGACGAGGTCGCCGTGCTCGCGCGCGAGGTCGCGCGACGCATGGACGAGCGGCTCGAATACATCCGCATCGACCCCAAGCGCATTCTCGACCTGGGCTGCGGCACCGGCGCGGATTTCGACGCACTCGGACGGCGCTTTCCCTCGGCGCAGCGCGTCGGCGCGGACTTCGCGCTGCCGATGCTCGCACGCGCACGCGGTTCGCGCAGCCTGCTCGACCGCCTGCGCACGCTCGGGCGCCCGCAAGGTCCGTCACTCGCCTGCGCCGATGCCGCGGCCCTGCCCTTCGCGCGCGGCAGCATGTCGCTGGTGTGGTCCAACCTGATGCTCAACTGGCTCGCCGATCCCCTCCCTGCGCTGCGCGAAATGCACCGCGTGCTGGAGGTCGACGGCATGCTGATGTTCTCGTCGCTGGGCCCGGACACGCTGCGCGAGCTGCGCGCGGCGCTGCCCGCCGCGCGGGGCGAGCGCGTGCACCGCTTCATCGACATGCACGACCTCGGCGACGCGCTGGTGCAGGCCGGTTTCTCCGACCCGGTCATGGACATGGAAGTGCTGACCCTGACCTACGCCGACCTCGACGAGCTGCTGCGCGACCTGCGCCTGTCGGGCTGCGCGAATGCGAGCACCGCACGGCCGCGCGGCCTGTCGGGCAAGGGCGGCTGGGAAGCCGCCCGGCAGGCGCTGGAAGCGATGCGCACCGACGGCCGCCTGCCCGCGACCTTCGAGATCGTGCAGGGACACGCGTGGAAAGCCCAGCCGAAGACGACGGAAGACGGCCGCTCGGTCATCCGCTTCCAGCCGCGACCGGGAAAGTCCTGA